One genomic region from Rattus norvegicus strain BN/NHsdMcwi chromosome 10, GRCr8, whole genome shotgun sequence encodes:
- the Or1e1e gene encoding olfactory receptor Olr1501, which produces MPGNNQTIISYFLLLGLPIPPKHHHLFYALFLAMYLTTILGNLIIIILIRLDNHLHTPMYFFLSNLSFNDLCFSSVTVPKLLLNMQSQVPSIPYAGCLAQMYFFLFFGDLESLLLVAMAYDRYVAICFPLHYTSIMSPKLCMSLLLLSCMLTALYAMLHTLLLTRLSFCENNMIPHFFCHLSALLKLACSDIHINELVILIIGGLVVILPFILITVSYACIVSSILKVPSTRGIHKIFTTCGSHLSVVSLFYGTIIGLYLCPSANNSTLKDTVMSMMYTVMTPMLNPFIYSLRNKDIKGALKRVLQKKILF; this is translated from the coding sequence ATGCCTGGAAACAACCAGACTATCATCTCCTATTTTCTCCTTCTGGGCCTGCCCATACCCCCAAAGCACCATCACCTATTCTATGCCCTGTTCCTGGCCATGTACCTCACCACCATCCTGGGGAACCTCATCATCATCATACTCATTCGACTGGACAACCatctccacacacccatgtacttttTTCTAAGCAACTTGTCCTTCAATGACCTCTGCTTTTCTTCTGTCACAGTGCCCAAGTTGCTGCTGAACATGCAGAGCCAAGTaccatccatcccatatgcaggtTGCCTTGCACAAatgtacttctttttgttttttggtgatcTTGAGAGCTTGCTCCTTGTGGCCATGgcttatgaccgctatgtggccatctgtttTCCCCTTCATTACACCAGCATTATGAGTCCCAAGCTCTGTATGAGTCTGTTGCTACTATCCTGCATGCTGACAGCATTGTATGCCATGTTGCACACTTTGCTTTTGACTAGGCTGTCTTTCTGTGAAAATAATATGATCCCCCATTTTTTCTGTCATCTGTCTGCTCTCCTGAAGCTGGCCTGCTCTGATATTCACATTAATGAGTTAGTGATATTGATCATAGGTGGGCTTGTTGTTATACTTCCATTTATACTCATCACAGTGTCGTATGCCTGCATTGTTTCCTCTATCCTAAAGGTTCCTTCAACCCGAGGCATACACAAGATATTCACCACTTGTGGTTCTCACCTATCTGTGGTGTCACTGTTCTATGGCACAATTATTGGCCTCTACTTGTGTCCATCTGCAAATAACTCTACTCTGAAGGATACTGTCATGTCTATGATGTACACAGTCATGACTCCCATGCTGAACCCCTTtatctacagcctgaggaacaaggATATAAAGGGTGCTCTAAAAAGAGTGCTTCAAAAGAAAATACTCTTCTAA